The Ignicoccus islandicus DSM 13165 sequence TTGAAAGAACGAAGCCTGCCGTAAACAAGATGTAGGAAGCCCACGCTATTGGTACGTGTAAGTAAACATTTAAGTACGCTGCCGGACTACCTAGAGGAACTGCGCTTGGAATAGGCGCCTTGGTGACTACTAGATTCGATACAACTGCGTCTGCGATCAATAAGATGGATACTAGGATCGATATTGAAATCGATAAATACCTACTCATTTGTCTTTACCGGTGTAAACGATTTACTTCTCCGTATTTTTGGGTATCGGGAACAAGCTTTGAAGGAAATCAGTGTAAGGGACATCGAATCGAGTCCGAGGTCCTACGTCCTAGTTGATACGTCTGTACTTATGCTAATTGAGGAAAGAGCGAACGTTCTGGAAGACTTGACTTCGCGTGGATTGAAGTGCGTCGTTACTACTACCGTTCTAAGGGAACTAGAGAAGTTATCGAAGATGGGTGGAAGGAAGGGGTTAGCAGCTAGATTGGCCCTTAAGGTCGTTCAGAGCTCTTGTTACGTCCTTCCAACTGAAGGAAGGAAATGGGCCGATGAGGAATTGGTTGATATAGCCTTGAGATATTCAGTTCCAGTTGCTACAGCCGACTTGGAATTGAGGAGGAAACTCTTGAGGAAAGTTCCGACATTCTATTATAGGAAGACTCAAAGGAGGATGGAGAGTGACGATTACTTCGAAATTTAAAAAGCTTTAGAATTCAGGGGGATTGAACTTGCTTCCCCCTTCCTCTTCTTCGCCCTCTTCGCCTTCCTTCTTGCCCTTCTTGCCCTCCTTAGGCGGAGCTGCGGCGATTACGTCGTCGATCTTTAGTAGTGCGTTAGCAGCCTCGGTCGCGCTCTTGAGTACTTGCTCCCTCACCCTGACGGGCTCCATTACTCCTATCTTGGTCATGTCTTCCTCTACCTTACCCTCGAGCACGTTGACGCCAGCCCAAGTCTTGCCCTCTCTGTGGAGCCTCCTGAGCTCCATTAGGGTCTCTAGAGTATCCATACCGGCAGTATCTGCGAGAACTACTGGTATCTCCTCGAGCGCTTCCGCGTAGGCTTCGATGGCTAGCTGCTCCTTACCGCCGACGGTGGTGGCATACTTCCTTAGTCTTTCCGCTAGCTCTACTTCTACGGCACCGCCTCCTCCCACGATCTTGGGCTTTAGGAATATGTTCCTT is a genomic window containing:
- a CDS encoding PIN domain-containing protein encodes the protein MKEISVRDIESSPRSYVLVDTSVLMLIEERANVLEDLTSRGLKCVVTTTVLRELEKLSKMGGRKGLAARLALKVVQSSCYVLPTEGRKWADEELVDIALRYSVPVATADLELRRKLLRKVPTFYYRKTQRRMESDDYFEI